Proteins encoded together in one Neobacillus sp. FSL H8-0543 window:
- a CDS encoding PBP1A family penicillin-binding protein: protein MEVVTDQGFRKTVKYLRALIIISLIGIILALLIFLGILAYAKMLGAPALAVPQSTLFFANDGSLIGESNSGQKRYWVPLEEISPDLTAATISIEDKNFYEHHGFDYKRIAGAVFADIKAFAKVQGASTITQQYARNLFLEHDKTWKRKILEAFYSIRLEMNYTKDEILEGYLNTIYYGHGAYGVQSASQFYFGKNASELTLAEASMLAGIPKGPSLYSPLSSIENAKQRQEIILHTMVTNGYIKKQLAQTTKEVPLTFVGNHPHKHVEAAPYFQDAVKNALKNSLNLDERTIALGGLKVFTTLDLKQQEIAEQQVEKYISDESEIQVGMVAMNPKNGYVTAMVGGRDYEESPFNRAVQAVRQPGSTIKPLLYYEALNQGFTPSSTMRSEYTTFKFDDGREEYSPQNYNNTYADGEITLAQALALSDNIYAVKTHLFMGTETLVNTVKKFGISTDMASVPSLALGTSGVRVIEMANAYSLFANGGKKVNPILITRVEDYNGKVIYEYKNEASKVLDAAKAFVMTQMLTGVFDTKLNGYTTVTGNSLIKDITRTYAAKSGTTITDNWMVGYTPQLVTAVWTGYDLGKPITRVAEKGYARNIWAQFMEKSLKGKPVKSFKPPKEGVVGVYVNPANGKLASDDCPIRRFTYYETGTEPTEYCTDHFSHNDEAKPVEDKKDQEVPWYKKIFKWAN from the coding sequence GTGGAAGTTGTGACCGATCAGGGATTTCGAAAAACAGTAAAATACCTGCGTGCTTTAATCATTATTAGCTTGATAGGAATCATTCTCGCTTTGCTTATATTTTTAGGCATTCTCGCTTATGCAAAAATGCTGGGGGCACCAGCGCTTGCTGTTCCCCAATCCACCTTGTTTTTTGCTAATGATGGCTCCTTGATTGGTGAAAGCAACAGCGGTCAGAAAAGATACTGGGTACCGTTAGAGGAAATTTCGCCAGATTTAACCGCAGCTACTATTTCAATTGAGGATAAAAACTTTTATGAACATCATGGCTTTGACTATAAACGGATTGCCGGTGCCGTTTTTGCCGATATCAAGGCATTTGCTAAGGTTCAAGGTGCCAGTACGATCACACAGCAATACGCAAGAAATCTGTTTCTTGAGCATGATAAAACCTGGAAACGAAAGATTCTCGAGGCCTTTTATTCCATCCGGCTTGAAATGAATTATACAAAAGATGAAATTCTTGAAGGCTATTTAAACACCATTTACTATGGGCATGGTGCTTATGGTGTTCAGTCAGCAAGCCAATTTTATTTTGGAAAAAATGCCTCCGAACTGACTTTAGCTGAAGCCTCTATGCTTGCCGGGATCCCAAAAGGACCTAGTTTATACTCGCCGCTTTCTTCAATAGAAAACGCCAAACAACGCCAGGAGATTATTCTCCATACGATGGTCACCAACGGCTATATCAAGAAACAGCTAGCACAAACAACGAAAGAGGTCCCCCTTACTTTTGTTGGTAATCATCCGCACAAGCATGTTGAAGCCGCTCCATATTTTCAGGATGCCGTTAAAAATGCTTTGAAAAATTCGCTAAACTTGGATGAGCGGACGATTGCTCTCGGCGGTTTAAAGGTATTTACTACACTTGACCTGAAGCAGCAGGAAATAGCTGAACAGCAGGTTGAAAAATATATTTCGGACGAGTCAGAGATTCAGGTCGGTATGGTCGCGATGAATCCGAAAAATGGCTATGTTACAGCGATGGTTGGCGGCCGTGACTATGAAGAAAGCCCCTTTAACCGGGCGGTTCAGGCGGTAAGACAGCCAGGCTCGACCATTAAGCCGCTACTTTATTACGAAGCGCTAAATCAAGGCTTCACGCCATCTTCAACAATGAGAAGTGAATATACGACTTTCAAATTTGATGATGGCAGGGAGGAATATTCTCCGCAAAATTATAATAACACCTATGCAGATGGTGAGATTACCCTCGCCCAGGCGTTGGCCTTATCAGATAATATTTATGCAGTTAAGACACACTTATTTATGGGCACAGAAACCTTAGTAAACACGGTAAAGAAGTTCGGGATATCAACTGACATGGCCAGTGTTCCCTCTTTAGCACTGGGGACCTCAGGTGTTCGTGTCATTGAAATGGCGAATGCCTACAGTTTGTTTGCAAATGGCGGAAAAAAGGTAAACCCTATCTTGATTACAAGGGTGGAGGATTATAACGGCAAGGTCATTTATGAATATAAAAATGAAGCTAGTAAGGTTCTCGATGCTGCGAAAGCCTTTGTAATGACACAGATGCTGACGGGTGTATTCGATACTAAGCTTAACGGCTATACAACGGTTACAGGGAATTCACTCATAAAAGATATTACCCGTACGTATGCCGCAAAATCTGGGACGACTATAACAGATAACTGGATGGTTGGCTATACACCGCAGCTCGTGACGGCCGTTTGGACCGGTTATGACCTTGGCAAGCCGATAACCCGTGTGGCAGAGAAGGGATATGCCAGAAACATTTGGGCACAGTTCATGGAAAAGTCACTTAAAGGGAAACCAGTAAAGAGCTTCAAACCGCCGAAGGAAGGCGTTGTTGGCGTGTATGTCAATCCGGCCAACGGGAAGCTGGCATCCGATGACTGTCCTATCCGGAGGTTTACGTATTATGAAACCGGAACCGAACCAACGGAATACTGTACCGATCATTTTTCCCATAATGATGAGGCAAAGCCTGTAGAAGATAAGAAGGACCAAGAGGTTCCTTGGTATAAAAAGATTTTTAAATGGGCTAATTAA
- a CDS encoding YwhD family protein, protein MNEKKKLGFNIIKPDPTDGHKGYGKGALSLDNVSPVIIDVDASDAVIDVGAMHARSVVEKGIKFLKTKEEVPNAKPYWLVWVTVDRKPEGPYYAGVTACEMTVDREIRRGYKSLPEHVNRMDKSLKRHIIVEHMDDKSKKILADFLRNHNQDLWNNSTEELKKGLQAE, encoded by the coding sequence ATGAATGAAAAGAAAAAACTAGGCTTTAATATTATAAAACCTGACCCGACAGATGGGCACAAGGGTTATGGAAAGGGTGCATTAAGCCTTGATAATGTGTCACCGGTAATTATTGATGTTGATGCGAGTGATGCAGTTATTGATGTTGGTGCGATGCATGCACGAAGCGTGGTCGAGAAGGGGATTAAATTCCTGAAAACAAAGGAAGAGGTTCCAAACGCAAAACCCTACTGGCTAGTGTGGGTAACGGTGGATCGTAAACCGGAAGGACCATACTATGCAGGAGTAACTGCCTGTGAAATGACGGTCGACCGTGAAATCCGCCGTGGCTATAAATCACTTCCTGAACATGTGAATCGGATGGATAAATCACTGAAACGACATATTATAGTCGAGCATATGGACGATAAATCGAAAAAGATATTAGCTGATTTCTTACGCAACCACAATCAAGATCTGTGGAACAATTCTACTGAAGAGTTGAAAAAGGGATTACAGGCGGAATAA
- a CDS encoding DUF1934 domain-containing protein, protein MSTPELPVKITVKTTIDQDETFELSVFGRYFRRENADYLQYVEAMEEGEVRTIVKMADKEALILRSGAVKMRLPFELNRKLNGSYEMPFGEFTTVTKANKLDYSFENGKGSFTVLYDFVLEGSALSTYHLEIAFQEEKNEHS, encoded by the coding sequence TTGTCGACCCCCGAATTACCCGTAAAAATTACTGTAAAAACAACAATTGACCAAGATGAAACTTTTGAATTATCTGTTTTTGGTCGATACTTTCGAAGAGAGAATGCGGATTATCTCCAATACGTAGAAGCGATGGAGGAAGGTGAGGTCCGCACGATTGTTAAAATGGCAGACAAGGAAGCGCTAATCTTGCGCTCGGGTGCCGTGAAAATGCGCCTGCCCTTTGAATTAAATCGCAAACTAAATGGCAGTTATGAAATGCCGTTTGGGGAATTTACCACCGTTACAAAGGCAAACAAGTTAGATTATAGCTTTGAAAATGGGAAAGGCAGCTTTACTGTCCTTTACGACTTTGTATTGGAAGGGTCAGCCCTAAGTACATACCATTTAGAAATAGCGTTTCAGGAGGAAAAAAATGAACATAGTTGA
- the speB gene encoding agmatinase: MRFDEAYSGNVFIKSHPSFEESKVVLYGMPMDWTVSYRPGSRFGPARIREVSIGLEEYSAYLDRELEDVKYFDAGDIPLPFGNPQKSIDMIEEYVGQLLDAGKFPLGMGGEHLVSWPVMKAVYKKYPDLAIIHMDAHTDLRDHYEGEPLSHSTPIRKIAELIGPKNVYSFGIRSGMKEEFDWAKQNGMHISKFDVLEPLKEILPTLAGRPVYVTIDIDVLDPAHAPGTGTVDAGGITSKELLASIHEIARSEVNVVGGDLVEVAPIYDHSEQTANTASKLIREMLLGWVK, encoded by the coding sequence ATGCGTTTTGATGAGGCTTATTCTGGGAATGTGTTTATAAAGAGTCATCCGAGTTTTGAGGAGAGTAAGGTCGTTCTGTATGGGATGCCGATGGATTGGACGGTTAGTTATCGTCCAGGTTCACGTTTTGGTCCTGCGCGTATCCGCGAGGTGTCGATTGGCCTGGAAGAATACAGCGCCTATCTTGACCGCGAGCTTGAGGATGTAAAATATTTTGATGCTGGTGATATTCCGCTTCCATTTGGGAATCCGCAAAAAAGCATTGATATGATCGAAGAGTACGTCGGTCAGTTACTGGATGCCGGAAAGTTTCCTTTAGGAATGGGCGGAGAGCACTTAGTATCTTGGCCAGTTATGAAAGCTGTTTATAAGAAATACCCTGATTTAGCGATTATTCATATGGATGCCCATACGGATCTGCGTGATCATTATGAAGGCGAGCCGTTGTCCCACTCGACACCGATTCGCAAAATTGCCGAGCTGATTGGCCCGAAAAATGTCTATTCTTTCGGAATTCGTTCAGGAATGAAGGAAGAGTTTGACTGGGCAAAGCAAAACGGCATGCATATTTCAAAATTTGACGTCCTTGAGCCGTTAAAAGAAATCCTGCCAACACTTGCTGGCCGTCCAGTCTATGTCACAATTGATATCGATGTTCTTGACCCTGCACATGCACCAGGAACAGGTACGGTTGATGCTGGCGGAATCACTTCAAAAGAGCTGCTCGCTTCAATTCATGAGATTGCCCGCTCTGAAGTAAATGTGGTTGGTGGCGACCTTGTTGAAGTTGCGCCTATTTACGACCACTCAGAACAAACTGCGAATACAGCGAGCAAGCTGATTCGTGAAATGCTTCTAGGTTGGGTAAAATAG
- a CDS encoding 2-hydroxymuconate tautomerase: protein MPYVTVKMLEGRTEEQKKALVEKVTAAVSETVDAPKENIVVFIEEMPKNHYAVGGKRFSDN from the coding sequence ATGCCCTATGTTACTGTTAAAATGCTAGAAGGTCGTACGGAAGAACAGAAAAAGGCACTTGTTGAAAAAGTAACTGCTGCTGTGAGCGAAACAGTAGATGCTCCAAAGGAAAATATCGTTGTGTTTATTGAGGAAATGCCTAAAAATCATTACGCTGTAGGCGGAAAAAGATTTAGCGATAACTAA
- the uvsE gene encoding UV DNA damage repair endonuclease UvsE, whose product MKIRFGYVSTAITLWDASPAKALTFTRYQQLGEQERAERLLQVTKQNLDHTIRMLHYNIAHEIEVYRMSSSIVPLATHPEVRWDFQSPFRSEWQEIGRLVKKHRLRVSFHPNQFTLFTSDKAKITDNAVIDMEYHYQMLEAVGIEHEGLINIHIGGAYGDKTETIIRFHKNLKKLPAPVKSAMTLENDDKTYNAEETLIACEKETIPFVFDYHHHMANPCEPALEELLPRIFQTWDHIRLLPKIHISSPKTEKEFRSHADFVDLEFILPFLKLLKEVGQNVDFMIEAKAKDQALLRLVEEMSKLRGYKRVSGAAIEIK is encoded by the coding sequence ATGAAAATTCGTTTCGGCTATGTATCGACTGCGATTACGTTGTGGGATGCCTCACCGGCGAAGGCTCTTACCTTTACTCGTTACCAGCAGCTCGGCGAGCAGGAACGTGCCGAAAGATTATTGCAGGTTACGAAACAAAATCTGGATCATACGATACGGATGCTTCATTACAATATCGCTCATGAAATTGAGGTATATCGGATGTCGAGCTCGATTGTTCCGTTGGCGACACATCCTGAGGTGCGTTGGGATTTCCAATCTCCCTTTCGCTCGGAATGGCAGGAAATTGGGCGGCTAGTGAAAAAACATCGTTTAAGGGTGAGCTTTCATCCTAACCAATTTACTTTGTTCACCTCAGATAAAGCCAAAATTACTGATAATGCAGTGATTGATATGGAGTACCATTATCAGATGCTTGAGGCGGTGGGGATCGAGCATGAAGGCTTGATAAACATCCATATTGGAGGTGCTTATGGTGATAAAACAGAAACGATTATTCGCTTTCATAAAAACCTAAAAAAGCTTCCAGCTCCTGTGAAATCGGCGATGACATTAGAAAATGATGATAAAACCTACAACGCAGAGGAAACACTTATCGCCTGTGAAAAGGAAACCATTCCGTTTGTTTTTGATTATCATCACCATATGGCCAATCCTTGTGAACCTGCCCTCGAGGAGCTATTGCCGAGGATATTTCAAACTTGGGATCATATTCGGCTCCTACCTAAGATACATATCTCCTCGCCAAAAACAGAAAAAGAGTTTCGTTCACATGCAGACTTTGTCGATTTAGAGTTTATCCTTCCTTTTTTGAAGCTACTAAAAGAGGTAGGACAGAATGTTGATTTTATGATTGAAGCGAAGGCAAAGGACCAAGCATTGCTGCGATTGGTGGAAGAAATGAGCAAGCTTCGGGGCTATAAGCGAGTCAGCGGGGCGGCGATTGAGATCAAGTAA
- a CDS encoding site-2 protease family protein codes for MEGFLAYSLQEIPYVAITLMIAFTFHEFAHAYVAYKFGDSTAQKQGRLTLNPLKHLDPFGTILIFIAGFGWARPVPVNRFFFKKPRLAGVLVSIAGPLSNLVLASLAFIVAFALMRFGAVIPAGFSEFLDIFIWLNIVLFVFNLLPFPPLDGYRILEDLAPNDLRAKMTQWESYGVIIFLIIVITPLDEYTIQPIFGVVLPWVMNGLGDFFYQFFF; via the coding sequence TTGGAAGGATTTCTTGCTTATTCATTACAGGAGATTCCCTACGTTGCAATCACCTTAATGATTGCGTTTACGTTCCACGAATTTGCTCATGCATACGTGGCTTATAAATTTGGGGATAGCACGGCACAAAAACAAGGGCGCTTGACGTTAAATCCGCTCAAGCATCTGGATCCATTTGGGACAATCTTGATTTTTATTGCCGGGTTTGGCTGGGCACGTCCCGTCCCTGTCAACCGGTTTTTCTTTAAAAAACCGCGTCTTGCCGGAGTGTTAGTTTCGATTGCCGGCCCGCTTAGTAATCTTGTATTGGCTTCGCTTGCCTTTATCGTTGCGTTCGCTTTAATGCGCTTTGGTGCGGTGATTCCGGCAGGTTTTAGTGAATTTCTCGATATATTTATCTGGCTTAATATTGTTTTATTTGTTTTTAACTTATTGCCGTTTCCGCCATTGGATGGCTACCGGATTTTAGAGGATTTGGCACCAAATGACCTGCGGGCAAAAATGACCCAATGGGAATCGTATGGAGTAATTATCTTTTTGATCATCGTCATCACCCCGCTTGACGAGTATACGATCCAGCCTATTTTCGGTGTGGTTTTACCTTGGGTAATGAATGGATTAGGTGATTTCTTTTATCAATTCTTTTTTTAG
- a CDS encoding DUF4023 family protein, whose translation MESTSEFVKTFNENKKKQEKNKKRQGQNDPEKFLPNKQH comes from the coding sequence GTGGAAAGTACGAGTGAATTTGTGAAAACTTTTAATGAAAACAAGAAAAAACAAGAGAAAAATAAGAAGCGTCAAGGTCAAAACGACCCTGAAAAATTTTTGCCAAACAAGCAGCATTAA
- the argS gene encoding arginine--tRNA ligase — translation MNIVEQVQSKLKDEIKAAVVKANLATAEQIPDVILEVPKDKTHGDYATNMAMQLARVAKKPPRAIAEALIENFDRSKASIEKIDLAGPGFINFHMNNDYLTDLIPNVLAADERYGETTVGGKQKVQVEFVSANPTGDLHLGHARGAAIGDALCNILAKAGFDVSREYYINDAGNQINNLALSVEARYFQALGLEKEMPEGGYHGADIIGIGKRLAEEFGDKFVGVDEQERSDFFRDYGLKYEMAKLQKDLEDFRVRFDVWFSETSLYKNGKIDEALAALRESGYIYEEDGATWLRSTDFGDDKDRVLIKQDGSYTYLTPDIAYHKDKLDRGFEKLINIWGADHHGYIPRMKAAIQSLGYGPDALEVEIIQLVHLYKNGEKMKMSKRTGKAVTMRDLVDEVGLDATRYFFAMRSSDTHMDFDLDLAVSESNENPVYYSQYAHARICSILRAGEEQGIQVSGDANFTLVGAEKEIDLLKKLGEFPLAVSEAAVKRVPHRITNYIYELASAFHSFYNAEKVLDSEHPERTKARLALVKTVQITLRNALALIGVSAPEKM, via the coding sequence ATGAACATAGTTGAACAGGTACAAAGTAAATTAAAGGATGAAATTAAAGCAGCTGTCGTCAAGGCGAATCTTGCAACCGCTGAGCAAATCCCTGACGTCATTTTAGAGGTTCCGAAGGATAAAACGCATGGTGATTACGCGACAAACATGGCGATGCAGCTGGCACGAGTGGCCAAGAAGCCACCGCGTGCGATTGCCGAAGCGTTAATTGAGAATTTTGACCGTTCCAAGGCTTCGATTGAAAAAATTGATTTGGCAGGGCCAGGCTTCATTAATTTTCATATGAATAATGATTACTTAACAGACCTTATTCCGAATGTGCTCGCAGCGGATGAACGGTACGGCGAAACAACGGTTGGCGGCAAGCAAAAGGTTCAAGTGGAGTTTGTTTCTGCCAATCCAACCGGTGACCTCCACTTAGGTCATGCCCGTGGCGCGGCGATTGGTGATGCGCTCTGCAATATTTTAGCAAAGGCGGGCTTCGATGTTTCCCGCGAATATTATATTAATGATGCCGGAAACCAGATTAATAATCTTGCGCTTTCTGTTGAAGCACGTTACTTTCAGGCGCTTGGGCTTGAAAAGGAAATGCCAGAGGGCGGCTACCATGGGGCTGATATCATCGGCATCGGGAAAAGGCTTGCCGAAGAGTTTGGCGATAAGTTTGTCGGAGTGGATGAGCAGGAGCGCTCTGACTTTTTTCGTGACTATGGCTTGAAATATGAAATGGCTAAATTACAGAAGGACCTTGAGGATTTCCGCGTTCGCTTTGATGTCTGGTTCTCTGAAACCTCCCTTTATAAAAATGGAAAAATTGATGAAGCACTCGCAGCACTGCGTGAAAGCGGCTATATTTACGAGGAAGACGGCGCAACCTGGTTACGTTCGACCGATTTCGGTGATGATAAGGACCGCGTGTTAATTAAGCAGGATGGGTCTTATACGTATTTGACGCCAGATATTGCTTATCACAAGGATAAGCTTGACCGCGGCTTTGAAAAGCTGATTAATATTTGGGGCGCTGACCATCACGGCTATATTCCAAGGATGAAGGCCGCCATCCAGTCACTAGGCTATGGACCTGACGCCCTTGAGGTCGAAATCATTCAGCTCGTTCACCTATATAAGAATGGTGAAAAGATGAAGATGAGTAAACGGACTGGTAAAGCAGTAACGATGCGAGATTTAGTCGATGAAGTTGGCCTCGATGCCACTCGTTATTTCTTTGCGATGAGAAGTTCGGATACACATATGGACTTTGATTTAGATTTAGCCGTGTCCGAATCCAATGAAAATCCTGTCTACTACTCACAGTACGCTCATGCAAGGATTTGCAGTATCCTTCGTGCAGGTGAGGAGCAGGGAATTCAGGTAAGCGGCGATGCCAACTTTACATTAGTTGGTGCCGAAAAGGAAATTGACTTATTGAAAAAGCTTGGCGAGTTCCCGTTAGCGGTTAGTGAGGCGGCCGTAAAGCGTGTACCGCATCGGATTACTAATTATATCTATGAACTTGCGTCCGCGTTCCACAGCTTTTACAATGCCGAAAAGGTACTCGACAGCGAGCACCCTGAACGCACAAAGGCGCGTCTTGCGTTAGTCAAGACCGTTCAAATCACACTGCGCAATGCGCTGGCATTAATCGGTGTTTCCGCTCCAGAAAAAATGTAA
- a CDS encoding H-type small acid-soluble spore protein: MNVGRAKEILESADMIDVTYDGAPVIIQHVDDTTKMARIYSKQNPEDERDVPVLNLIEEV, translated from the coding sequence GTGAATGTAGGAAGAGCGAAAGAAATACTTGAATCCGCAGATATGATTGATGTGACGTACGATGGTGCCCCAGTTATAATTCAACATGTCGATGATACAACGAAAATGGCCAGAATCTACTCAAAGCAAAACCCCGAGGATGAGCGAGACGTTCCTGTCTTAAATTTAATCGAGGAAGTATAA
- a CDS encoding SDR family oxidoreductase, with translation MAKLVGKVAIITGGAGGIGIETAELFLKEGAKVVLVGRTRESLMKAKSELDQYGEVITVKADVSKEEDTIKYVNKTVENFGKIDIFFNNAGIEGKVALLVDQTVEAFDEVMNINVRGIFLGLKHVLPIMMEQGSGSIINTASDASWMGYPTLSPYVASKHAVVGLTKTAALEAASRKVRVNSIHPTSVNTRMMRDIEESTYPGRAEQARDEYTKLIPMGRYAEPDEIAKLVLFLASEDSSFISGSQYRIDGGMSANSN, from the coding sequence ATGGCTAAATTAGTGGGAAAAGTTGCGATCATTACAGGTGGTGCTGGTGGAATTGGAATTGAAACAGCCGAATTATTTTTAAAAGAAGGCGCGAAGGTCGTATTAGTTGGGAGAACCCGAGAATCACTTATGAAGGCGAAGTCTGAACTTGATCAATATGGAGAGGTTATTACAGTAAAAGCGGATGTATCCAAAGAAGAGGACACAATCAAATATGTGAACAAAACGGTTGAAAATTTTGGGAAAATTGATATTTTCTTTAATAATGCAGGTATTGAAGGGAAGGTTGCATTGTTAGTAGATCAAACCGTAGAGGCATTTGATGAAGTGATGAATATCAATGTCCGTGGTATCTTTTTAGGATTAAAGCATGTGTTACCCATCATGATGGAACAAGGAAGCGGCAGCATTATTAACACTGCATCTGATGCAAGTTGGATGGGCTACCCAACGCTATCACCTTATGTTGCCTCAAAGCATGCTGTAGTCGGATTGACAAAAACAGCTGCCCTTGAAGCAGCCAGCAGAAAGGTACGAGTGAATTCAATCCACCCTACTAGTGTTAATACAAGAATGATGAGAGATATTGAGGAAAGTACCTATCCAGGTCGGGCAGAACAAGCTAGGGACGAATATACCAAGCTTATTCCAATGGGAAGATACGCGGAGCCGGATGAAATTGCTAAGTTGGTTCTTTTCCTTGCTTCCGAAGATAGTAGTTTTATTAGTGGAAGTCAGTATCGAATTGATGGTGGCATGTCAGCTAATTCGAATTAA
- the speE gene encoding spermidine synthase produces the protein MAIWFTEKQTENFGITMKINKTLHTEQTDFQKLDMVETEEWGNMLLLDDMVMTSEVDEFVYHEMVAHVPLFTHPNPENVLVVGGGDGGVIREILKHPSVKKATLVDIDGKVIEYSKKFLPSIAGMLEDPRVDVQVDDGFMHIAKSENQYDVIMVDSTEPVGPAVNLFTKGFYAGISRALKEDGIFVAQSDNPWFKADLIRSVQRDVKEIFPITRLYLANIPTYPSGLWAFTIGSKKYDPVEVNDDRYHEIETKYYTKELHKAAFVLPKFVGDLVK, from the coding sequence ATGGCAATTTGGTTTACAGAAAAACAGACTGAAAACTTTGGCATTACTATGAAAATAAATAAAACCTTACATACAGAGCAAACGGATTTCCAAAAGCTTGATATGGTAGAGACAGAAGAATGGGGCAATATGCTGTTGCTGGATGACATGGTCATGACCTCTGAAGTAGATGAGTTTGTTTACCATGAAATGGTAGCCCATGTGCCACTATTTACTCATCCAAACCCTGAGAATGTGCTTGTAGTCGGCGGTGGCGATGGCGGTGTAATCCGTGAAATTTTAAAACATCCAAGCGTGAAAAAAGCAACGCTTGTTGATATTGATGGCAAAGTTATCGAGTACTCAAAAAAATTCCTTCCATCGATTGCAGGAATGCTTGAGGATCCGCGTGTGGATGTTCAAGTGGACGATGGCTTCATGCATATCGCTAAAAGTGAAAATCAGTATGACGTCATTATGGTTGATTCAACAGAACCGGTTGGACCAGCCGTAAACCTATTTACAAAAGGATTCTATGCAGGTATTTCCCGTGCGCTGAAAGAAGACGGAATCTTCGTCGCTCAATCTGACAACCCTTGGTTCAAAGCGGATCTAATCCGCAGTGTACAGCGTGACGTAAAGGAAATTTTCCCTATCACACGTCTTTACCTAGCGAACATCCCAACCTACCCAAGCGGACTATGGGCCTTCACCATCGGCTCCAAGAAATATGATCCGGTAGAAGTGAACGATGACCGCTACCATGAAATCGAAACAAAATACTACACAAAAGAACTACACAAAGCAGCCTTCGTACTGCCGAAGTTTGTGGGAGATCTAGTGAAGTAA
- the cls gene encoding cardiolipin synthase yields the protein MKLLFILLGLILLIIGWFYLDFTLGYRKHLKIVRKLETPILQGNFDIFPHGKKLFADYFDELKNAKQHIHVLFYIVKNDPISQEFFEILKGKAREGVEVRLLLDRIGSFSVKKKTVASLREAGVYFAFSNRIKLPYLFYSSQVRNHRKITVIDGEIGYLGGFNVGMEYIDEDPKLSPWRDYHLKITGESVSYLQQEFFVDWQEYGEKVPDVTKYCRMLPKGMVRQQFVPTEAGQLEARHLNLIKMANKSIMIGTPYFIPSKKIFHELILAARRGIEITIIVPFTADHILVQEASYRYLRRLLREGGKVYQFKNGFYHAKTIIIDDRLCDIGTANFDKRSLFLNKEINCYFYDEEFVARFKEVFVKDIHDSRPLTLSDLNHPNLFRSVKEVIAGSISYFL from the coding sequence ATGAAATTACTATTCATTTTGCTTGGACTTATACTTCTTATCATTGGCTGGTTTTATCTTGATTTCACATTAGGATACAGGAAGCATCTTAAGATTGTTCGCAAACTTGAAACACCGATTCTCCAGGGAAACTTCGATATCTTTCCCCATGGAAAGAAGCTGTTTGCCGATTACTTTGACGAGTTAAAGAACGCTAAACAGCATATCCATGTGTTATTTTATATTGTTAAAAACGATCCAATTAGTCAGGAGTTCTTCGAGATATTAAAGGGTAAGGCACGTGAAGGGGTGGAAGTTCGTCTGCTGCTTGACCGAATTGGCAGTTTCAGCGTGAAGAAAAAGACTGTTGCTTCGCTGCGTGAGGCCGGTGTGTATTTTGCTTTTAGTAATCGGATTAAACTCCCCTATCTTTTTTATTCCTCTCAAGTACGGAACCATCGAAAGATAACGGTTATTGATGGTGAAATTGGTTATCTCGGCGGCTTTAACGTTGGCATGGAATATATCGATGAGGATCCAAAGCTCAGTCCTTGGCGTGATTATCATTTAAAAATCACCGGGGAAAGTGTTTCGTACTTACAGCAAGAGTTTTTTGTTGATTGGCAGGAGTATGGTGAAAAGGTCCCTGACGTGACAAAGTATTGCAGGATGCTCCCAAAAGGAATGGTACGCCAGCAATTTGTGCCCACTGAGGCTGGTCAGCTTGAAGCAAGGCATCTTAATTTAATAAAAATGGCCAACAAGTCCATTATGATTGGCACGCCCTATTTTATCCCCAGTAAAAAAATATTTCATGAGCTAATTCTGGCGGCAAGGCGCGGGATTGAAATAACGATTATTGTTCCGTTTACAGCTGACCATATCCTTGTGCAAGAAGCATCCTACCGCTATTTGCGCCGGCTTCTTCGGGAAGGGGGAAAGGTTTATCAATTTAAAAATGGATTTTACCATGCAAAGACGATTATTATTGATGATCGTCTGTGTGATATCGGTACGGCCAATTTTGATAAACGAAGTTTATTTTTAAACAAAGAAATTAACTGCTATTTTTATGATGAGGAATTTGTGGCAAGGTTTAAGGAAGTTTTCGTTAAGGATATTCATGACTCAAGGCCGTTGACGTTATCAGATCTTAATCATCCTAATTTATTTCGATCGGTAAAAGAAGTCATTGCCGGGTCAATTTCTTATTTTTTATAG